DNA sequence from the Staphylococcus epidermidis genome:
ATGTCAGAGAAAGAAATTTGGGATAAAGTTTTAGAAATTGCCCAGGAAAGAATTTCAAACACTAGTTATCAAACGTTCATAAAAGATACGCAACTCTACTCACTTAAAAATGACGAAGCCATTATATTAGTAAGTCTGCCTTTCAATGCGAGTTGGCTTAATCAGCGATATTCAGAAATTATGCAGGCTATTATTTATGATGTCATCGGTTATGAAGTGAAACCACATTTTATTTCAGAAGATGAACTTGCATCCTACAACAATGTAAATACACAAGAAGTTCAAGAACCCCAAGTACAACATTCTTCTATAGATGATAAGACTTGGGGAAAAGAACAATTTAATATGCACAATACATTCGATACATTTGTCATTGGACCTGGTAACCGTTTCCCACATGCTGCAAGTTTAGCTGTTGCAGAAGCACCGGCAGAAGCTTATAATCCATTATTTATATATGGAGGCGTAGGTCTAGGTAAAACACATTTAATGCATGCAATTGGGCATCATGTTCTTAGCAACAAACCTAATGCTAAAGTCATTTACACTTCTAGTGAGAAATTCACAAACGAATTTATTAAATCAATACGTGATAATGAAACTGAAGCATTTCGTGAAAAGTATCGTAAAATTGATGTTTTATTAATTGATGATATTCAATTCATTCAAAATAAAGAACAAACGCAAGAAGAGTTCTTCCATACTTTTAATGAATTACATCAAAATAATAAGCAAATCGTTATTTCAAGTGATCGTCCACCAAAAGAAATTGCTAAGCTGGAAGACCGTCTTCGCTCTCGTTTTGAGTGGGGACTAATAGTTGATATCACGCCACCTGATTACGAAACAAGAATGGCAATATTACAAAAGAAAATTGAAGAAGAAAATCTTGATATTCCGCCAGAAGCTTTGAATTACATCGCCAACCAAATTCAATCAAATATTCGTGAACTTGAAGGCGCATTAACTCGACTTTTAGCGTACTCCAAATTACAAGGAAAACCTATTACAACCGAACTCACTGCAGAAGCGTTAAAAGATATCATTCAGTCACCTAAGTCTAAAAAGATTACAATTCAAGATATCCAAAAGGTAGTTGGTCAGTATTATAGTGTAAGAATTGAAGATTTTAGTGCCAAAAAACGTACAAAGTCAATTGCTTACCCACGACAAATAGCTATGTATCTATCTAGAGAATTAACTGATTTTTCATTACCTAAGATAGGTGAAGAATTTGGAGGTCGCGATCATACAACAGTTATCCATGCCCATGAAAAGATTGCAAATGATATCAAGTCTGATCCTACATTTAAGCAAGAAGTAGAAAACTTAGAAAAAGAAATTAGAAATCAGTAATGGGAAATAAATCCATATTGAATAAATTGAAAATTAGCAGATTGTAAACTGTCTTTTAGGGAATAATTACTATGTAAATCAATTCCTAAACACTTAAAAAGATGGGGAGTTGTCCCTCTGAATAACAATAGCAATTGTGGATAATGTGAAAAAATAATACACAACATACACAGTTTATCCACATGTGTATAACTGTGCTATTCGTAAGTTTTTTAGACTTATCCACCAATCCACAGTGCCTACTACTATTACTATGAATTTAAAACCTATATAATTATATATAAACGACTGGAAGGAGTTTAAATTTAATGATGGAATTCACAATTAAAAGAGATTATTTTATTAATCAACTTAACGACACATTAAAGGCTATCTCACCTAGAACAACTTTACCGATTTTAACAGGTATCAAAATTGATGCTAAAGAAAATGAAGTCATTTTAACTGGGTCAGATTCAGAAATATCAATAGAAATCACTATTCCAAAACAAGTTGATGGTGAAGAAATTGTTGAAATTACAGAAACAGGATCAGTTGTACTTCCTGGTCGTTTCTTCGTTGATATTATTAAAAAACTTCCTGGAAAAGAAGTTAAATTATCAACTAATGAACAATTCCAAACGTTAATAACATCAGGTCATTCAGAATTTAACTTAAGTGGACTAGATCCTGATCAATATCCATTATTACCTGAGGTATCACGAGATGACGCTATTCA
Encoded proteins:
- the dnaA gene encoding chromosomal replication initiator protein DnaA, translating into MSEKEIWDKVLEIAQERISNTSYQTFIKDTQLYSLKNDEAIILVSLPFNASWLNQRYSEIMQAIIYDVIGYEVKPHFISEDELASYNNVNTQEVQEPQVQHSSIDDKTWGKEQFNMHNTFDTFVIGPGNRFPHAASLAVAEAPAEAYNPLFIYGGVGLGKTHLMHAIGHHVLSNKPNAKVIYTSSEKFTNEFIKSIRDNETEAFREKYRKIDVLLIDDIQFIQNKEQTQEEFFHTFNELHQNNKQIVISSDRPPKEIAKLEDRLRSRFEWGLIVDITPPDYETRMAILQKKIEEENLDIPPEALNYIANQIQSNIRELEGALTRLLAYSKLQGKPITTELTAEALKDIIQSPKSKKITIQDIQKVVGQYYSVRIEDFSAKKRTKSIAYPRQIAMYLSRELTDFSLPKIGEEFGGRDHTTVIHAHEKIANDIKSDPTFKQEVENLEKEIRNQ